The Setaria viridis chromosome 2, Setaria_viridis_v4.0, whole genome shotgun sequence DNA window AGTTCATGCCTTTTCATATATACTTCACCGTCGTGCGCCATGGTCTTCATGTTAGATGCATCTcgatgtccagccccatatttaagactgtccaaaccttctggtgggtccatatATGTATGTACGACAGTACGCAAGGCGCCGATGCATGCAAAACGTCATGGTCAATGTATGCCAAGAAAGCACACATGATATGCTCGTGGATCCGTGCACGGCCTCAAACCACAAACATCGATAGTGAGATTTCTTTTTGGCATCTGACACCTCTAAAAATAGAACTTTATTACGTCTATGTGGTACCTAGCTTTTCAATCAACTACTGTACCTTTTGAAGGCAATAATACAGGGAGCATCACTTAGACAATGATATTCTAGGTGGTTTTCTATACTGAATTTTCACCTAGGATTTGGCAGTTTGCTTCGGTCATGACTGATTAGTCTTAAAGGAGCATGATTTGGTATATCAAGTTATGTGGTGATTTTTGTGATAGGTTTTCATGTAAAAATTTAGATATAGCTATTTTGCTCTATCGAATTGATGGACCAACTAGCCTTTAAGGAGGATCCAACTGTTAACGCACGAATCtgataagtaaataaataacatTCATGAAAACTCAACATAAGATTTGATACTTTTGTAATGGAACTTGGCAACACAAGGAACCTACTTTTACAAATACATATTACAAATTTATTATAGTATCCAAATTTACTCACCCACACACTCTTGTCGTACACCTCCTGTAATTTGTACATGCATAAGGAAAACCACATCCTCCAAATAGAGTAAACAACTAGAGGGGCAAATACGACATTTCCACGTTATCATCCTCCTTTCCCACCCGAAAAAATCTCGCCATTAAAAAACTCACAGAAATTAGTATTCCCTTCCTCCCCTCTGGCgcccgctctctctctccccgagTCCGCTCCAATGCCGTTgcctctctcctccacctccgtaTCATAAACGCCTCCGGCCTCCCCGACCCAAACCCTAGGCCCGCTCATCCCCGaccacgccgagctcgccgGAACCCGCCCGGCCCGAGCCAAATTCCGCTCGGGTCCCTGCCGATCCGGCGGTTCCCCACCCGAACAGCCCGGGGCCGCGTCCCCCCGCGGATGCTAGCCTGATCGCGTCCCCACGGTCGATGGGTTCGCCGGGGTCCGCCAATGGCAGACACGGCGAGTACGTGAGGATcccggaggaggtggaggtggcggtcAAGGGGGAGGCCGACGCCGCGACGGCCGtcaaggcggccgcggcggcggagtgcccgacggtgctccggtggcgcgCGATCCGGTGGTGGGCAAAGGTCGCCGTGCTCGGGATCTTCCTTGCGGGGGCCGGAGCTGCTGCGGTCGTCTTCCTCGGCCCGCTCGTCATTAAGAAGGTGCGCGCTTTCGCCCCCTTCTCTCCTGCCGCCcctttccgccgccgcctcgattGCTCCCGTCGCGGATCGTGCGGAGATTCGTCGCAAACGCGAGATCTTTCCACACTTTCTCTTCTAATTCTGCTCGGTCTGTGTCCGTCGGGTCGTCGATTGCGCCGCGGTTTGCGATTTGTGTAGGAATGTTTGGATATTTGCTGATATTTTCTGTTTGTGGTAGAAACAATTTCATTGCTCTATTTGTATTGATACGGTCTTTCTTTTCGTGGCTAGCTCGTAAGAATAGGTGATGTGACTAATTTTCCCTTCGCCTCTATTATCAGCTGGAGTATGAGGTTGTTGGGCGTTCTAGGATCTCATTGTGTAGCAGAACTTAGAATAACCAGTTCTTTGGTAGTGGGAAGAAAGCTACCAATAGATTTCCTTGCGATTTCAGTTTTGGAGATGATTCGGTCGGATGGGGACGTTGGTGTTCAATGTGTGAATTTAGCATTATTCCCAGCTGGAATATGGGAGATGGAGAGATGCTTTGCCAATTCGCCAAGTTTAGACACGGCCAATGCCTTTCACAATATCTAGTGGCCCAACATGTGGGGTCTACACTCTTGGTGCTTCGGTAGTGTATATGCTTTCATTAAAAGGTGGATGGGTAGGAATAATCTCACAATCCAATTggttattgattttttttggttgCAAAGATGTGGTACTGTTAATCTTAGTTGTCAGGGACATCAGACTTACAATTCTTCCATAGCCTTTTAACTAAATGATCTCGTTTTGATCAAGAAAAGCATAGTTACAACAAGCAATGGCACATGGAAGTGGTACCTGGAAGGCTGGAACAACTACAGCTTGTCCTGGCATTTGGGCTCTGGACCCACTTCATTGAGGTCTTGCTTGGAAGCAAACTCTGTTGTGAAAGCCTGGAAGTTCAGGAGGAATATATTAGACGTACTTTTTGGCAATATCTTTTTGGCTGGATGTTGAGGTTGTTGTAGTTGGTGATATAAGTTATGTTTTGCGAGCTTATTTTATTGTAGTGCGTTCAAGGATTTTAATTTATTATGGCACAGAATATTAATAGATTGCTTCAAAAGCCAATTTTTGGGGATGTCTGGTTTGGATGAGGATGTCATTGTTAATGAGTGGAGTGAACTTAAAATTGTGCTAGTGTGTAACGACTcttggaaaacaaaaaaaaaatcatacaccAATGAGCCACAGCTTTCAGCTAATGCTAGTGATTGCCTGTGATTGGCTTTTAAGATATGAACTAATGCTCCCTTATTGTTTGTGCTTTCACAACTACATAAATTGACCAGAATGGTCCTATAATGCTATTAGTTGTGACACCATTTTGTTATGGAAGGATTGGAAGTGCTATCAAATTTATGTTTACAGCTCTACCCACAATTGGTAATTAAACCTTATTACCCCTTCCAAAGGTTTACAATATCAGGTTGGACCAGATGCTTATGTACAATAGGACAATAGCACATGCAAGGAGCAGCCATAAATAGAGGTCATGTGCTTGTGGACGCTGCTTGTTTGCAAcctttgaaataaattatatgGGACAGAGTTCTCCAAGGAAGTTGATCAGTTATGCTAAATGTTGGACTCTTAACATCTCCAGTTCAGCAGACCATAGAACTAACAATATCATTGTGTTGAATGGAAGTGAATTGGTTGCATCATCTATTTATCTGCACCAAATGGGTGTGACCACCTTATAGTCAACTTGAATAGACCGGTTACTTGGCTTACTTCAGTAGCTTTCAATGCCCTGATATCCCTGGAATTATGTTCTTAGTTTCTCGCTGACCTTGATTTCCACGTTGTCATTGACAGGTTGTTGCACCTATTCTTTACTGGGAATCAACAACTTTCAGCAGACCAGCTATTGCTCTAATATGTTTTGGCGCAATCGCCTTATTCCCAAGTATTTTGTTACCTTCTTCACCCTTCATGTGGCTTGCGGGGATGACTTTTGGATATCTTTATGGCTTTTTGATAATCACAGCGGGGATGAGCATAGGCATGTCATTGCCGTATTTTATAGGCTCTGCATTTCACTGTAGGATACATGTGAGTCTCTTACTGTCATCTTTTCTCCCTCACGTTTTATCCAAATAGAATAGGAAACTGATTACTTGGTTTTGAAATTTTGGTTGAAAATTGCCCTGCAGAGATGGTTGGAAAAGTGGCCAAAGAAAGCAGCTTTTGTAAGGCTTGCTGGTGAAGGAGATTGGCATCATCAATTTAAGGCTGTTGCTTTACTCAGGATTTCTCCATTTCCATATATAGTTTTTAACTACGCTTCTGTGGCTACGAATGTCAAATATTGCCCATACATAGCTGGTTCCATGGCTGGAACCATACATGAAACTTTCCTTGCAATATACAGGTTTGTACATAACATATCTCCTAGCCCTTTCTTCCTCTGATGATGTAGTATTTCTGCCTTTGTGTGGTGGTGCCCATTGTGGTGAATTTGTGTTATTAAACTAATATGTAGCACCTATTAGCACTT harbors:
- the LOC117843676 gene encoding uncharacterized protein; this encodes MGSPGSANGRHGEYVRIPEEVEVAVKGEADAATAVKAAAAAECPTVLRWRAIRWWAKVAVLGIFLAGAGAAAVVFLGPLVIKKVVAPILYWESTTFSRPAIALICFGAIALFPSILLPSSPFMWLAGMTFGYLYGFLIITAGMSIGMSLPYFIGSAFHCRIHRWLEKWPKKAAFVRLAGEGDWHHQFKAVALLRISPFPYIVFNYASVATNVKYCPYIAGSMAGTIHETFLAIYSGKLLQSLALATSQGSFLSVDQIIYNGIGFTIAAASTAAITIYAKKALQKLQAEDEIF